In the genome of Calliopsis andreniformis isolate RMS-2024a chromosome 10, iyCalAndr_principal, whole genome shotgun sequence, one region contains:
- the LOC143184821 gene encoding spermatogenesis-associated protein 20 isoform X3: MTLGRCLLSAIRYTLELSKNQCIHNRSAILYNSQGVPLSLSTHWSGRISEKAVTLLVSSKNMASSSTSVPKQEKKKNRLASEKSPYLLQHASNPVDWYPWCDEALEKAKKEDKLIFLSVGYSTCHWCHVMEKESFKNKEIAETMNKNFVNIKVDREERPDIDRIYMTFIQAMTGHGGWPMSIFLTPDLKPLIGGTYFPPEDTFGHTGFKTILLNIAQKWKQLKSKLMESSTVNFKTLQNISEIPLKTKTRDVPSLECSDTCIEQLISEFEPTFGGFGSAYNMQAPKFPQPVNLNFLFHMYSRQPSEKLAQECLRMCIYTLTKMSYGGIHDHIGQGFARYATDGEWHVPHFEKMLYDQGQLMQSYADAYLATKDNLFAEIVDDIATYVTRDLRHKEGGFYSAEDADSYPTADAKVKKEGAFYVWTMAEIKSLLDIKISDEKDTKLSDIFCYHFNIRKSGNVKKYQDPHGELTGMNVLMVYDGLEKTAEEFDLTVAKTKDCLKEACSILYKARSARPRPHLDDKIITAWNGLMISGLARGGIAVGNKQYIEYATDAAKFIERYLFDKDKRILLRSCYRDDKDAIMQTSLPIPGFLDDYAFVVKGLLDLYEANLDERWLKFAEELHDIQDELFWDETNGGYFSTTTKDPAIILRLKEVHDGAEPSGNSIAAENLLRLADYLDRNELKDKAVRLFEAFGHMLVQRPIAVPQLVSALVRYHDDATQIYVVGKRGAKDTDDLLHVIYKYLIPGRILLVADHDESDSILFRKNEHLRKMKSVDSQATAYVCRHRTCSLPVTNPEQLATLLNQQ, encoded by the exons ATGACTCTGGGAAGATGTCTTTTGTCAGCGATTCGCTACACACTCGAATTATCTAAGAATCAGTGCATTCATAATCGTAGCGCGATATTATACAATTCTCAAGGTGTTCCCTTATCACTAAGTACACACTGGTCAGGCAG GATAAGTGAAAAAGCTGTGACTTTGCTAGTATCCTCTAAAAATATGGCTTCATCAAGTACTTCAGTACCCAAACAGGAGAAAAAGAAGAATCGTCTAGCTTCAGAAAAATCACCTTATTTGCTACAACATGCTAGCAATCCTGTTGATTGGTATCCATGGTGCGATGAAGCTTTAGAAAAGGCAAAGAAAGaagataaattaatatttttatctgTTGGATACTCTACTTGCCATTGGTGTCATGTTATGGAAAAAGAAtcatttaaaaataaagaaattgctGAAACTATGAACAAGAATTTTGTTAATATTAAAGTAGATAGGGAAGAGAGACCAGATATTGATAGAATATATATGACTTTCATACAG GCAATGACTGGTCATGGAGGATGGCCAATGAGTATATTTCTTACTCCTGATTTAAAACCATTAATTGGGGGAACTTATTTCCCTCCAGAAGACACATTTGGACATACAGGATTTAAAACTATTTTGCTTAATATTGCTCAAAAG TGGAAACAACTTAAAAGCAAACTGATGGAGTCCAGTACAGTCAATTTTAAAACTTTACAGAATATTTCAGAAATTCCACTAAAAACAAAG ACACGTGATGTACCTTCATTGGAGTGTAGCGATACATGCATTGAACAACTTATAAGTGAATTTGAACCTACATTTGGTGGATTTGGATCTGCATATAATATGCAGGCACCTAAGTTTCCACAGCCAgtgaatttaaattttttatttcatatgtATTCGCGTCAACCAAGTGAGAAACTTGCCCAGGAGTGTCTACGTATGTGTATATACACCTTAACTAAAATGTCCTATGGTGGTATACATGATCATATAGGTCAG GGTTTTGCAAGATATGCTACTGATGGTGAGTGGCATGTCCCTCAttttgaaaaaatgttatacgatCAAGGTCAGTTAATGCAATCCTATGCAGATGCATATCTTGCAACCAAAGACAACCTTTTCGCTGAAATTGTGGATGACATTGCAACATACGTAACCAGGGACCTACGACACAAG GAAGGAGGTTTTTATAGCGCAGAAGATGCAGACTCATACCCTACAGCTGATGCAAAAGTGAAAAAGGAAGGTGCTTTTTATGTATGGACAATGGCAGAAATTAAATCGCTGTTAGACATCAAAATTTCTGATGAAAAAGATACTAAACTTTCTGATATTTTTTGTTATCATTTTAATATAAGAAAGTCTGGCAATGTAAAAAAATATCAA GACCCTCATGGAGAATTAACTGGGATGAATGTTCTAATGGTATATGATGGATTAGAGAAAACTGCTGAAGAGTTTGATCTTACTGTtgcgaagactaaggattgtctAAAAGAAGCATGTTCTATCTTGTACAAAGCTAGATCAGCGAGACCGCGACCTCACCTAGATGACAAAATTATTACAGCATGGAATG GTCTTATGATAAGTGGTTTAGCACGTGGAGGCATTGCGGTGGGTAATAAGCAATACATTGAATATGCGACAGATGCTGCAAAATTTATCGAACGTTATCTTTTTGATAAGGATAAACGTATATTACTCCGTAGTTGTTACCGCGACGACAAGGATGCAATTATGCAAAC GAGTCTACCCATACCCGGTTTTCTAGATGATTATGCATTTGTTGTAAAgggattattagatttatacgaaGCTAATTTAGATGAACGATGGTTAAAATTTGCTGAGGAATTACACGATATTCAAGACGAATTGTTTTGGGATGAAACGAATGGTGGATATTTTTCAACAACGACGAAGGATCCAGCTATAATTCTTAGACTTAAAGAGG TCCACGATGGAGCAGAACCATCCGGTAACTCAATAGCTGCCGAAAATCTATTGAGACTGGCAGATTACTTGGATCGTAACGAACTCAAAGATAAAGCAGTACGTCTTTTCGAAGCATTTGGACACATGTTAGTGCAAAGACCTATTGCAGTTCCACAGTTAGTATCGGCACTTGTCCGATATCATGATGATGCAACGCAG atTTATGTTGTTGGGAAACGAGGTGCAAAGGATACCGATGATTTACTTCACGttatatacaaatatttaatacCTGGCAGAATTCTTCTAGTAGCTGATCATGATGAATCTGATAGTATATTATTCCGTAAAAATGAGCATCTTAGGAAAATGAAATCTGTGGATAGCCAAGCAACAGCTTACGTTTGTCGACATCGTACGTGTTCTTTACCTGTTACAAATCCAGAACAGTTAGCAACGTTGCTAAATCAACAATGA
- the LOC143184821 gene encoding spermatogenesis-associated protein 20 isoform X4: protein MASSSTSVPKQEKKKNRLASEKSPYLLQHASNPVDWYPWCDEALEKAKKEDKLIFLSVGYSTCHWCHVMEKESFKNKEIAETMNKNFVNIKVDREERPDIDRIYMTFIQAMTGHGGWPMSIFLTPDLKPLIGGTYFPPEDTFGHTGFKTILLNIAQKWKQLKSKLMESSTVNFKTLQNISEIPLKTKTRDVPSLECSDTCIEQLISEFEPTFGGFGSAYNMQAPKFPQPVNLNFLFHMYSRQPSEKLAQECLRMCIYTLTKMSYGGIHDHIGQGFARYATDGEWHVPHFEKMLYDQGQLMQSYADAYLATKDNLFAEIVDDIATYVTRDLRHKEGGFYSAEDADSYPTADAKVKKEGAFYVWTMAEIKSLLDIKISDEKDTKLSDIFCYHFNIRKSGNVKKYQDPHGELTGMNVLMVYDGLEKTAEEFDLTVAKTKDCLKEACSILYKARSARPRPHLDDKIITAWNGLMISGLARGGIAVGNKQYIEYATDAAKFIERYLFDKDKRILLRSCYRDDKDAIMQTSLPIPGFLDDYAFVVKGLLDLYEANLDERWLKFAEELHDIQDELFWDETNGGYFSTTTKDPAIILRLKEVHDGAEPSGNSIAAENLLRLADYLDRNELKDKAVRLFEAFGHMLVQRPIAVPQLVSALVRYHDDATQIYVVGKRGAKDTDDLLHVIYKYLIPGRILLVADHDESDSILFRKNEHLRKMKSVDSQATAYVCRHRTCSLPVTNPEQLATLLNQQ from the exons ATGGCTTCATCAAGTACTTCAGTACCCAAACAGGAGAAAAAGAAGAATCGTCTAGCTTCAGAAAAATCACCTTATTTGCTACAACATGCTAGCAATCCTGTTGATTGGTATCCATGGTGCGATGAAGCTTTAGAAAAGGCAAAGAAAGaagataaattaatatttttatctgTTGGATACTCTACTTGCCATTGGTGTCATGTTATGGAAAAAGAAtcatttaaaaataaagaaattgctGAAACTATGAACAAGAATTTTGTTAATATTAAAGTAGATAGGGAAGAGAGACCAGATATTGATAGAATATATATGACTTTCATACAG GCAATGACTGGTCATGGAGGATGGCCAATGAGTATATTTCTTACTCCTGATTTAAAACCATTAATTGGGGGAACTTATTTCCCTCCAGAAGACACATTTGGACATACAGGATTTAAAACTATTTTGCTTAATATTGCTCAAAAG TGGAAACAACTTAAAAGCAAACTGATGGAGTCCAGTACAGTCAATTTTAAAACTTTACAGAATATTTCAGAAATTCCACTAAAAACAAAG ACACGTGATGTACCTTCATTGGAGTGTAGCGATACATGCATTGAACAACTTATAAGTGAATTTGAACCTACATTTGGTGGATTTGGATCTGCATATAATATGCAGGCACCTAAGTTTCCACAGCCAgtgaatttaaattttttatttcatatgtATTCGCGTCAACCAAGTGAGAAACTTGCCCAGGAGTGTCTACGTATGTGTATATACACCTTAACTAAAATGTCCTATGGTGGTATACATGATCATATAGGTCAG GGTTTTGCAAGATATGCTACTGATGGTGAGTGGCATGTCCCTCAttttgaaaaaatgttatacgatCAAGGTCAGTTAATGCAATCCTATGCAGATGCATATCTTGCAACCAAAGACAACCTTTTCGCTGAAATTGTGGATGACATTGCAACATACGTAACCAGGGACCTACGACACAAG GAAGGAGGTTTTTATAGCGCAGAAGATGCAGACTCATACCCTACAGCTGATGCAAAAGTGAAAAAGGAAGGTGCTTTTTATGTATGGACAATGGCAGAAATTAAATCGCTGTTAGACATCAAAATTTCTGATGAAAAAGATACTAAACTTTCTGATATTTTTTGTTATCATTTTAATATAAGAAAGTCTGGCAATGTAAAAAAATATCAA GACCCTCATGGAGAATTAACTGGGATGAATGTTCTAATGGTATATGATGGATTAGAGAAAACTGCTGAAGAGTTTGATCTTACTGTtgcgaagactaaggattgtctAAAAGAAGCATGTTCTATCTTGTACAAAGCTAGATCAGCGAGACCGCGACCTCACCTAGATGACAAAATTATTACAGCATGGAATG GTCTTATGATAAGTGGTTTAGCACGTGGAGGCATTGCGGTGGGTAATAAGCAATACATTGAATATGCGACAGATGCTGCAAAATTTATCGAACGTTATCTTTTTGATAAGGATAAACGTATATTACTCCGTAGTTGTTACCGCGACGACAAGGATGCAATTATGCAAAC GAGTCTACCCATACCCGGTTTTCTAGATGATTATGCATTTGTTGTAAAgggattattagatttatacgaaGCTAATTTAGATGAACGATGGTTAAAATTTGCTGAGGAATTACACGATATTCAAGACGAATTGTTTTGGGATGAAACGAATGGTGGATATTTTTCAACAACGACGAAGGATCCAGCTATAATTCTTAGACTTAAAGAGG TCCACGATGGAGCAGAACCATCCGGTAACTCAATAGCTGCCGAAAATCTATTGAGACTGGCAGATTACTTGGATCGTAACGAACTCAAAGATAAAGCAGTACGTCTTTTCGAAGCATTTGGACACATGTTAGTGCAAAGACCTATTGCAGTTCCACAGTTAGTATCGGCACTTGTCCGATATCATGATGATGCAACGCAG atTTATGTTGTTGGGAAACGAGGTGCAAAGGATACCGATGATTTACTTCACGttatatacaaatatttaatacCTGGCAGAATTCTTCTAGTAGCTGATCATGATGAATCTGATAGTATATTATTCCGTAAAAATGAGCATCTTAGGAAAATGAAATCTGTGGATAGCCAAGCAACAGCTTACGTTTGTCGACATCGTACGTGTTCTTTACCTGTTACAAATCCAGAACAGTTAGCAACGTTGCTAAATCAACAATGA
- the LOC143184821 gene encoding spermatogenesis-associated protein 20 isoform X2, translating to MNRYIFRAKRVMTLGRCLLSAIRYTLELSKNQCIHNRSAILYNSQGVPLSLSTHWSGRISEKAVTLLVSSKNMASSSTSVPKQEKKKNRLASEKSPYLLQHASNPVDWYPWCDEALEKAKKEDKLIFLSVGYSTCHWCHVMEKESFKNKEIAETMNKNFVNIKVDREERPDIDRIYMTFIQAMTGHGGWPMSIFLTPDLKPLIGGTYFPPEDTFGHTGFKTILLNIAQKWKQLKSKLMESSTVNFKTLQNISEIPLKTKTRDVPSLECSDTCIEQLISEFEPTFGGFGSAYNMQAPKFPQPVNLNFLFHMYSRQPSEKLAQECLRMCIYTLTKMSYGGIHDHIGQGFARYATDGEWHVPHFEKMLYDQGQLMQSYADAYLATKDNLFAEIVDDIATYVTRDLRHKEGGFYSAEDADSYPTADAKVKKEGAFYVWTMAEIKSLLDIKISDEKDTKLSDIFCYHFNIRKSGNVKKYQDPHGELTGMNVLMVYDGLEKTAEEFDLTVAKTKDCLKEACSILYKARSARPRPHLDDKIITAWNGLMISGLARGGIAVGNKQYIEYATDAAKFIERYLFDKDKRILLRSCYRDDKDAIMQTSLPIPGFLDDYAFVVKGLLDLYEANLDERWLKFAEELHDIQDELFWDETNGGYFSTTTKDPAIILRLKEVHDGAEPSGNSIAAENLLRLADYLDRNELKDKAVRLFEAFGHMLVQRPIAVPQLVSALVRYHDDATQIYVVGKRGAKDTDDLLHVIYKYLIPGRILLVADHDESDSILFRKNEHLRKMKSVDSQATAYVCRHRTCSLPVTNPEQLATLLNQQ from the exons ATGAACAG gTATATTTTCCGTGCGAAACGTGTTATGACTCTGGGAAGATGTCTTTTGTCAGCGATTCGCTACACACTCGAATTATCTAAGAATCAGTGCATTCATAATCGTAGCGCGATATTATACAATTCTCAAGGTGTTCCCTTATCACTAAGTACACACTGGTCAGGCAG GATAAGTGAAAAAGCTGTGACTTTGCTAGTATCCTCTAAAAATATGGCTTCATCAAGTACTTCAGTACCCAAACAGGAGAAAAAGAAGAATCGTCTAGCTTCAGAAAAATCACCTTATTTGCTACAACATGCTAGCAATCCTGTTGATTGGTATCCATGGTGCGATGAAGCTTTAGAAAAGGCAAAGAAAGaagataaattaatatttttatctgTTGGATACTCTACTTGCCATTGGTGTCATGTTATGGAAAAAGAAtcatttaaaaataaagaaattgctGAAACTATGAACAAGAATTTTGTTAATATTAAAGTAGATAGGGAAGAGAGACCAGATATTGATAGAATATATATGACTTTCATACAG GCAATGACTGGTCATGGAGGATGGCCAATGAGTATATTTCTTACTCCTGATTTAAAACCATTAATTGGGGGAACTTATTTCCCTCCAGAAGACACATTTGGACATACAGGATTTAAAACTATTTTGCTTAATATTGCTCAAAAG TGGAAACAACTTAAAAGCAAACTGATGGAGTCCAGTACAGTCAATTTTAAAACTTTACAGAATATTTCAGAAATTCCACTAAAAACAAAG ACACGTGATGTACCTTCATTGGAGTGTAGCGATACATGCATTGAACAACTTATAAGTGAATTTGAACCTACATTTGGTGGATTTGGATCTGCATATAATATGCAGGCACCTAAGTTTCCACAGCCAgtgaatttaaattttttatttcatatgtATTCGCGTCAACCAAGTGAGAAACTTGCCCAGGAGTGTCTACGTATGTGTATATACACCTTAACTAAAATGTCCTATGGTGGTATACATGATCATATAGGTCAG GGTTTTGCAAGATATGCTACTGATGGTGAGTGGCATGTCCCTCAttttgaaaaaatgttatacgatCAAGGTCAGTTAATGCAATCCTATGCAGATGCATATCTTGCAACCAAAGACAACCTTTTCGCTGAAATTGTGGATGACATTGCAACATACGTAACCAGGGACCTACGACACAAG GAAGGAGGTTTTTATAGCGCAGAAGATGCAGACTCATACCCTACAGCTGATGCAAAAGTGAAAAAGGAAGGTGCTTTTTATGTATGGACAATGGCAGAAATTAAATCGCTGTTAGACATCAAAATTTCTGATGAAAAAGATACTAAACTTTCTGATATTTTTTGTTATCATTTTAATATAAGAAAGTCTGGCAATGTAAAAAAATATCAA GACCCTCATGGAGAATTAACTGGGATGAATGTTCTAATGGTATATGATGGATTAGAGAAAACTGCTGAAGAGTTTGATCTTACTGTtgcgaagactaaggattgtctAAAAGAAGCATGTTCTATCTTGTACAAAGCTAGATCAGCGAGACCGCGACCTCACCTAGATGACAAAATTATTACAGCATGGAATG GTCTTATGATAAGTGGTTTAGCACGTGGAGGCATTGCGGTGGGTAATAAGCAATACATTGAATATGCGACAGATGCTGCAAAATTTATCGAACGTTATCTTTTTGATAAGGATAAACGTATATTACTCCGTAGTTGTTACCGCGACGACAAGGATGCAATTATGCAAAC GAGTCTACCCATACCCGGTTTTCTAGATGATTATGCATTTGTTGTAAAgggattattagatttatacgaaGCTAATTTAGATGAACGATGGTTAAAATTTGCTGAGGAATTACACGATATTCAAGACGAATTGTTTTGGGATGAAACGAATGGTGGATATTTTTCAACAACGACGAAGGATCCAGCTATAATTCTTAGACTTAAAGAGG TCCACGATGGAGCAGAACCATCCGGTAACTCAATAGCTGCCGAAAATCTATTGAGACTGGCAGATTACTTGGATCGTAACGAACTCAAAGATAAAGCAGTACGTCTTTTCGAAGCATTTGGACACATGTTAGTGCAAAGACCTATTGCAGTTCCACAGTTAGTATCGGCACTTGTCCGATATCATGATGATGCAACGCAG atTTATGTTGTTGGGAAACGAGGTGCAAAGGATACCGATGATTTACTTCACGttatatacaaatatttaatacCTGGCAGAATTCTTCTAGTAGCTGATCATGATGAATCTGATAGTATATTATTCCGTAAAAATGAGCATCTTAGGAAAATGAAATCTGTGGATAGCCAAGCAACAGCTTACGTTTGTCGACATCGTACGTGTTCTTTACCTGTTACAAATCCAGAACAGTTAGCAACGTTGCTAAATCAACAATGA
- the LOC143184821 gene encoding spermatogenesis-associated protein 20 isoform X1, giving the protein MNLIKFNSKLYIFRAKRVMTLGRCLLSAIRYTLELSKNQCIHNRSAILYNSQGVPLSLSTHWSGRISEKAVTLLVSSKNMASSSTSVPKQEKKKNRLASEKSPYLLQHASNPVDWYPWCDEALEKAKKEDKLIFLSVGYSTCHWCHVMEKESFKNKEIAETMNKNFVNIKVDREERPDIDRIYMTFIQAMTGHGGWPMSIFLTPDLKPLIGGTYFPPEDTFGHTGFKTILLNIAQKWKQLKSKLMESSTVNFKTLQNISEIPLKTKTRDVPSLECSDTCIEQLISEFEPTFGGFGSAYNMQAPKFPQPVNLNFLFHMYSRQPSEKLAQECLRMCIYTLTKMSYGGIHDHIGQGFARYATDGEWHVPHFEKMLYDQGQLMQSYADAYLATKDNLFAEIVDDIATYVTRDLRHKEGGFYSAEDADSYPTADAKVKKEGAFYVWTMAEIKSLLDIKISDEKDTKLSDIFCYHFNIRKSGNVKKYQDPHGELTGMNVLMVYDGLEKTAEEFDLTVAKTKDCLKEACSILYKARSARPRPHLDDKIITAWNGLMISGLARGGIAVGNKQYIEYATDAAKFIERYLFDKDKRILLRSCYRDDKDAIMQTSLPIPGFLDDYAFVVKGLLDLYEANLDERWLKFAEELHDIQDELFWDETNGGYFSTTTKDPAIILRLKEVHDGAEPSGNSIAAENLLRLADYLDRNELKDKAVRLFEAFGHMLVQRPIAVPQLVSALVRYHDDATQIYVVGKRGAKDTDDLLHVIYKYLIPGRILLVADHDESDSILFRKNEHLRKMKSVDSQATAYVCRHRTCSLPVTNPEQLATLLNQQ; this is encoded by the exons ATGAATCTAATCAAATTTAATAGTAAATT gTATATTTTCCGTGCGAAACGTGTTATGACTCTGGGAAGATGTCTTTTGTCAGCGATTCGCTACACACTCGAATTATCTAAGAATCAGTGCATTCATAATCGTAGCGCGATATTATACAATTCTCAAGGTGTTCCCTTATCACTAAGTACACACTGGTCAGGCAG GATAAGTGAAAAAGCTGTGACTTTGCTAGTATCCTCTAAAAATATGGCTTCATCAAGTACTTCAGTACCCAAACAGGAGAAAAAGAAGAATCGTCTAGCTTCAGAAAAATCACCTTATTTGCTACAACATGCTAGCAATCCTGTTGATTGGTATCCATGGTGCGATGAAGCTTTAGAAAAGGCAAAGAAAGaagataaattaatatttttatctgTTGGATACTCTACTTGCCATTGGTGTCATGTTATGGAAAAAGAAtcatttaaaaataaagaaattgctGAAACTATGAACAAGAATTTTGTTAATATTAAAGTAGATAGGGAAGAGAGACCAGATATTGATAGAATATATATGACTTTCATACAG GCAATGACTGGTCATGGAGGATGGCCAATGAGTATATTTCTTACTCCTGATTTAAAACCATTAATTGGGGGAACTTATTTCCCTCCAGAAGACACATTTGGACATACAGGATTTAAAACTATTTTGCTTAATATTGCTCAAAAG TGGAAACAACTTAAAAGCAAACTGATGGAGTCCAGTACAGTCAATTTTAAAACTTTACAGAATATTTCAGAAATTCCACTAAAAACAAAG ACACGTGATGTACCTTCATTGGAGTGTAGCGATACATGCATTGAACAACTTATAAGTGAATTTGAACCTACATTTGGTGGATTTGGATCTGCATATAATATGCAGGCACCTAAGTTTCCACAGCCAgtgaatttaaattttttatttcatatgtATTCGCGTCAACCAAGTGAGAAACTTGCCCAGGAGTGTCTACGTATGTGTATATACACCTTAACTAAAATGTCCTATGGTGGTATACATGATCATATAGGTCAG GGTTTTGCAAGATATGCTACTGATGGTGAGTGGCATGTCCCTCAttttgaaaaaatgttatacgatCAAGGTCAGTTAATGCAATCCTATGCAGATGCATATCTTGCAACCAAAGACAACCTTTTCGCTGAAATTGTGGATGACATTGCAACATACGTAACCAGGGACCTACGACACAAG GAAGGAGGTTTTTATAGCGCAGAAGATGCAGACTCATACCCTACAGCTGATGCAAAAGTGAAAAAGGAAGGTGCTTTTTATGTATGGACAATGGCAGAAATTAAATCGCTGTTAGACATCAAAATTTCTGATGAAAAAGATACTAAACTTTCTGATATTTTTTGTTATCATTTTAATATAAGAAAGTCTGGCAATGTAAAAAAATATCAA GACCCTCATGGAGAATTAACTGGGATGAATGTTCTAATGGTATATGATGGATTAGAGAAAACTGCTGAAGAGTTTGATCTTACTGTtgcgaagactaaggattgtctAAAAGAAGCATGTTCTATCTTGTACAAAGCTAGATCAGCGAGACCGCGACCTCACCTAGATGACAAAATTATTACAGCATGGAATG GTCTTATGATAAGTGGTTTAGCACGTGGAGGCATTGCGGTGGGTAATAAGCAATACATTGAATATGCGACAGATGCTGCAAAATTTATCGAACGTTATCTTTTTGATAAGGATAAACGTATATTACTCCGTAGTTGTTACCGCGACGACAAGGATGCAATTATGCAAAC GAGTCTACCCATACCCGGTTTTCTAGATGATTATGCATTTGTTGTAAAgggattattagatttatacgaaGCTAATTTAGATGAACGATGGTTAAAATTTGCTGAGGAATTACACGATATTCAAGACGAATTGTTTTGGGATGAAACGAATGGTGGATATTTTTCAACAACGACGAAGGATCCAGCTATAATTCTTAGACTTAAAGAGG TCCACGATGGAGCAGAACCATCCGGTAACTCAATAGCTGCCGAAAATCTATTGAGACTGGCAGATTACTTGGATCGTAACGAACTCAAAGATAAAGCAGTACGTCTTTTCGAAGCATTTGGACACATGTTAGTGCAAAGACCTATTGCAGTTCCACAGTTAGTATCGGCACTTGTCCGATATCATGATGATGCAACGCAG atTTATGTTGTTGGGAAACGAGGTGCAAAGGATACCGATGATTTACTTCACGttatatacaaatatttaatacCTGGCAGAATTCTTCTAGTAGCTGATCATGATGAATCTGATAGTATATTATTCCGTAAAAATGAGCATCTTAGGAAAATGAAATCTGTGGATAGCCAAGCAACAGCTTACGTTTGTCGACATCGTACGTGTTCTTTACCTGTTACAAATCCAGAACAGTTAGCAACGTTGCTAAATCAACAATGA